From the genome of Candidatus Aminicenantes bacterium:
TTGCGGCGTCCGCCAAAACCGCGCCGGACGCCTTCTGACCAGCGCTTACGGCGAAGTCGTCGCGGCCAACGTTGACCCGATCGAAAAGAAGCCCCTCTATCATTTTTTCCCGGGCACGACCTCGTTCTCGATCGCCGCGGCCGGCTGCAACTTTCGCTGCGGCTTCTGCCAAAACTGGCAGATCTCCCAGGTCAAGGCCGAGGACGGCGGGATGGGCGGACAGCCCCTGGCCCCCGACCGGATCGCCGCCCTGGCTTGCGATCGAGGCTGCCGCAGCATCTCCTACACCTACACCGAACCGACCATCTTCTTCGAGTACGCCTTCGAGACGGCCCGCCTGGCCAAAGCGGCGGGTTTGGCCAACGTCTTTGTCACGAACGGGTACATGACCGCCGAAGCGATCGAAACGAGCCGACCGTGGCTCGATGCCGCGAACGTCGATCTGAAGGCCTTCCGCGACGAGACCTACAAAAAGGTCTGCGGCGCGCGCCTTCAGCCCGTCCTCGATTCGATCGTCCGCCTCCACGAGGCCGGCGTTTGGATCGAGGTCACCACCCTCGTCGTGCCGGGGATGAACGACGGCGCGGAGGAGCTGCGCGATATCGCCCGCTTCCTGGCCGCGACGGGCCGCGATATCCCCTGGCATATCAGCCGTTTCCATCCCGACCATGAGTTCACGGACCACGACGCCACTCCCGTCTCCGCCCTGGCCCGGGCGGCGGCCGTCGGCCGCGAAGAGGGCCTGCGCTTCGTTTATGTCGGCAACGTGCCCGGGGAAGGCGACGCCACTGCCTGCCCGGCCTGCGGCGCCGCACTGGTCCGCCGCGCCGGATTCGTCGTCCGGGAAAAGCGGATCGGCCCGGACGGCCTCTGTCCCGACTGCCGTACTCCCGTCGCCGGCCGCTGGGCCTAGGGGTCAGGTCTCAACATTCGACATTTCGAGGCAGGGTCGGCGTATGAACGAGTGGGTCCGTATCGAATGTTGAATGTTGAGACCTGACCCCTGTTCGCGTTGACAGACAACGGCAACCGGTTTATAGTTCCTGGCCGATGCGCAAGTCCCATCCGGACAAATCCGCGGCGCCGCCGCTTCCCCCGAGGTCCCAATGAGTAATATGTGGATCCGAAAATCCCCCGCTCAGATGCTGGAAGCCTCTTCCCACACCCTGCTCAAGAAGAATCTGACCGCCTGGGACTTAGCCGCCCTGGGCATCGGATCGGTCGTCGGGACGGGCATCTTCGTCGCCACCGGCCAGGGCGCCCATCTGGCCGGGCCGGGCGTTCTCCTCTCGTTCATCGTGGCCGCGATCACCTGCGGCTTCTGCGCCCTGACCTACTCCGAGCTGGCCTGCATGTTCCCGATCGCCGGGTCGACGTACTCCTACACGTACGCCGCGTTCGGCGAAGTGATCGCCTGGATCATCGGTTGGGATCTGATGCTCGAGTACATGGTCGCGGCCAGCGCCGTCGCTTCGGGCTGGTCGACGACCTTCATCGGCCTCATCCAAAGCGCCGGGCTCCACCTGCCCAAGGCCATCTTGACGGCGCCCATCACGACCAACGCGGCCGGCAAGATCGTGATGTCGGGAGGGGTCGTCGATCTTCCTGCCGTCCTCATCACCCTACTTATCACCTGGATCCTCTACATCGGCGTCCATGAGAGCGCCAAGATCAACAACGTCATCGTCGGGATCAAGATCGCCGTGATCCTGCTGTTCCTCTTCCTCGGCGTTCAGCACATCAACCTGGCCAATCTGAGCCCGATCATGCCGTTCGGCTGGAAGGGCGTCATGGCCGGGGCGGCGATCATCTTCTTCGCCTATATCGGATTCGACGCCGTTTCGACCGCGGCCGAGGAGACCAAGAATCCCAAGCGCGACGTCCCGCTCGGGCTCATGATCTGCCTGGGCACGGTCATCGTCCTGTACGTGTCCGTGGCCTTCGTCCTGACCGGCATGGTCCCGTTTAAGCAGATCGACATCGGCAACGCCTTGCCCGCGGCGCTGGCTCGGATCGGCATCCGCTGGGGCGGGGCGCTGGTGGCGACTGGAGCCATCATCGGCATGATCTCGACCCTGCTCGTCACCCTCTACGGCCAGGTCCGCATCTTCATGGTCATGGCCCGCGATGGACTGCTGCCCAAGCCGTTTGCCAAGGTTCATCCCGTGCACCAGACGCCCCACATCTGCACCTGGATCACCGGGATCATGACTGCGGCCATCGCCGGCCTCTTCCCGCTGTCCATGATCATCGACCTCTGCAACATCGGCACCCTCTTCGCCTTCACCTTGGTCTCGATCGGCGTCATCATTTTGCGCAAGACCCAGCCGGATGTGGAGCGGCGATTCAAGACGCCGGGTGTGCCGTTCACGCCGCTCATCACCGTGGCCTTCTGCTTCTACCTCATGTACAGCCTGCCGATGGTGACCTGGATCCGGTTCGGGATCTGGCTGCTGGTCGGGCTGGCCATCTACTTCCTTTACGGGCTCAAACACAGCAAGCTGCAACAGACCGCCAAGTAGACCTCGGCGCCGGGCCGGCAGGAGGGCGGATGGAGAAGTACCGCATTCTCGACCACGCCGCCGACGGCAAGTTCCGGGCTTTTGGCGCGACCCTCGAGGAAGCCTTCGGGAATGCTGCGCTGGCCGTCGTCTCGCTGATGACGGACTGGGAAAAAGTGGAGCGGCGGGTCGTCCGGGCCGTCGCCGTCGAGGCCCGCGGCGTGGAACAGCTTCTGGTCAAGTTCCTGACCGAGGTCCTTTATCTTTCCGACGTCCGGGGATTCATTTTGGGCGGTGTCGAGGATGTCCGGATCGAGGGACCGGGTTCGGCCGAGGAGCCGGCTTTCCGCTTGTCCGCCCGCTTCCTCGGCGACGATCGGCCCGAGCGCTACGACTTCCACGGCGAGGTCAAGGCCGTCACCTACAGCGAGATGAAGATAGAGGCCTGCCCGCGTGGCTCCGCGGCCTGGATGGT
Proteins encoded in this window:
- the amrS gene encoding AmmeMemoRadiSam system radical SAM enzyme — its product is MIIDAMLWSPGEGGRVKCGLCAHRCSIAPDRWGVCGVRQNRAGRLLTSAYGEVVAANVDPIEKKPLYHFFPGTTSFSIAAAGCNFRCGFCQNWQISQVKAEDGGMGGQPLAPDRIAALACDRGCRSISYTYTEPTIFFEYAFETARLAKAAGLANVFVTNGYMTAEAIETSRPWLDAANVDLKAFRDETYKKVCGARLQPVLDSIVRLHEAGVWIEVTTLVVPGMNDGAEELRDIARFLAATGRDIPWHISRFHPDHEFTDHDATPVSALARAAAVGREEGLRFVYVGNVPGEGDATACPACGAALVRRAGFVVREKRIGPDGLCPDCRTPVAGRWA
- a CDS encoding amino acid permease, with the translated sequence MWIRKSPAQMLEASSHTLLKKNLTAWDLAALGIGSVVGTGIFVATGQGAHLAGPGVLLSFIVAAITCGFCALTYSELACMFPIAGSTYSYTYAAFGEVIAWIIGWDLMLEYMVAASAVASGWSTTFIGLIQSAGLHLPKAILTAPITTNAAGKIVMSGGVVDLPAVLITLLITWILYIGVHESAKINNVIVGIKIAVILLFLFLGVQHINLANLSPIMPFGWKGVMAGAAIIFFAYIGFDAVSTAAEETKNPKRDVPLGLMICLGTVIVLYVSVAFVLTGMVPFKQIDIGNALPAALARIGIRWGGALVATGAIIGMISTLLVTLYGQVRIFMVMARDGLLPKPFAKVHPVHQTPHICTWITGIMTAAIAGLFPLSMIIDLCNIGTLFAFTLVSIGVIILRKTQPDVERRFKTPGVPFTPLITVAFCFYLMYSLPMVTWIRFGIWLLVGLAIYFLYGLKHSKLQQTAK
- a CDS encoding archease — protein: MEKYRILDHAADGKFRAFGATLEEAFGNAALAVVSLMTDWEKVERRVVRAVAVEARGVEQLLVKFLTEVLYLSDVRGFILGGVEDVRIEGPGSAEEPAFRLSARFLGDDRPERYDFHGEVKAVTYSEMKIEACPRGSAAWMVQVVVDL